The genomic DNA TAAaaaatgggtaacactttacgataaggttgtattagtaaatgggtgattctcacgaaatccagacttaggtgtccagcatcagattttttaaaaagcccttaaagccaatttaagattaaggtctgaacttactataaacattatttttaaaggatttaaaacatttcctatataattatttacattttttagattatcactatcaaaaattatcattaccgcaacatgatattacattaaatatatgcatttacaaactcatgtttcggtaatgagaactaaaaagttgtctaggtttttattgtttagattataattataaattttccatgtcaaagaacccaaatccagtcatggacacgttgcggtaatgaaaatgttccccttaaatgtggaaaaaaaacaacattggtttgtatgatgtcatttgaaataatgtataaaattgaacatgaagagatgtttgtactgtatgcttcttattttgatactcttactttgcatttacttttcatcaaaatgtttcatgagacctcataagtctaatgtCACGAGAAATCACccaaatgcattaactaacataaacaaacaattcaGCACTTATTAATTCTTGTGCACATTAGTTAATGTCAACAGTTATTCATGTGAGTCCATGGTGCATTAATTAATATTACAATGTTTGATTTTTATAATCTATTGCatggtgcatgatctctgaaagccaatgttgatatttgaaatcacctaaacatacacgcccataccccaatagaatctggaccattttttgatagacccgccccacacatatgcaacccaggcaacaggtgtgttcgagatcatccggcgctgcgcagaccgatcggcgaggtttgccgcttgcagtcgagggaggaactgaagatGGAGCCatcaagccggacacctgctgcttgccgtatagtgacgtgtgcgccgtgtttccttgtttttaatcgcgaatgaagtgaattagatgctgaatttgatcaaaacaaaccttttaataaaaaagttgcaaccagaaacattttatatcgaaaattttaattgctgcttatactgtatacccgaaaataacgggaaacaagcctatattattaaaataccaatagagtttgttattttcatttttattttattacacgacacaatataacatatttaagcatattaaagtgttttttcctgttttaaaacatgaatttataatgtttattagtggaactaaaggttggatgaaacttgaaacgcacgtgatcgttgtcatcagtgaggcgaccaatcacgtaaagctgttacgtcatcacaactccgTGCAGCCGCTTtggagaagctgcaccggctgagctagccggctactctcgaaacgctctcgcgtgcctgcagcgccagctgaagtcggacaaaattactaaccggaatgcactgcttcaagtcagccgccgatcaatctgcgcagcgccgcatgaagtcgaacacacctatagacgttgtttagtagacacgccccttactgctgattggctacatgttttagTAGTCGGGCCGACTCACTTTTCCAAAATGTTTTTCAGAAATTGTGCACTCCAcctttaacatgaactaagattaaaaaaatgtaaagtatagTTCATTAATAGTTAATCTTAGCTAATTAACTAATTATTAACATATCAAAGTACAACctaattgtaaagtgttaccaataaatgtacaatttatCCAAAAACGGGATTCGGATGACATGAAGGTGataaattgatgaaataagcttaTTGTTTGGGTGAATATAAATATGAGCCATAGGCAAACCCTAAACAAAATTCTCTCATTTGTTGTCGTTGACCTGTCTATAGACATGCAGGAAGAGAAGAAACAAAATTAGCTTTAAAAATCAATCCCTTATGATACAGAAAAGCACAAAGCTCATAAAATTCTTGTGTCTCCAAACTCTCCATCAACAATTTTAGTATTGGCCTGTCATGGTGATCACACAGATGTATGTAGTTCATACAAATAAGTATGAATGAATACAGAAAAAGACAAAGGGATGGTCATATTATAGTCTGGAGTCCGTCCTTATGCTCTATATTCTATTAGTTGATGATGTATGCTGAACCAGGAGAATACTAAAGGAGAAAATGTtgaattgcattgcattgttatGAAGAACAACATTCCTGAGTACATATGGTGGAGTGATACAGATTTTCACGCAGTACACAATCCCAGCTGTATGCACAGGTCTAAATGATTTACATTTAGTGTCCGTACAAAACCATTTCCTCCTCTCTCTTTCCAATATACACATCACAAAATCCATACATTGTATGCATAACACATAGAAAAACATCTCTTTAAAGGGTTATGCATgcactctttatttttcaagtgGGGTGAAGAAtttattcacaaaataatttcccCTCTGAGATTCAGAAACAATCGGTCGATACGCCCCATAAGCAATCAAATACCAAATTAAAGAGAACCACTAAAAATCCATGAGAAAGAAAAGTGAAAACAGACTACAATGCTCAGAGCTACCTCTAGTGGCTTGATAACATAAAACAATTACAAAATGAGTGTATTGTTCCAAAAGCAACCTTTGAAAAAGATTAATGTTTATAAAACTAGGTGCTTAAGGTAATTCTCATAACCTGATCGGAGCAACTGCATTATACGACTTTCCAATTGTGATTGACGAGGTGTGGAATGCTGGGAAAAGAGATTCCAGATCATGTGACGTAAGGCTATTAACAGGTGTCAGGAATGGAGTAGAACGAGAACGACCTTCTCGTCGCACGCTCGTTCTGCACGACCGTGAACTCCTCGGTTACACCATTAAAACCTACGAGCTCCTAAAACAGTCCCGTCCTGCACACGCACGGGTGAACCCTCAGGTCCTGATTGCTTCCATGTTGCTTGAGTAAACATCTGAGACGAATTAGGCCCTTGTTATTGTTGTTTAACTTTAACCGCatgctgctgctgctctgtAGAAATAACAGTTCCACAACGCGAGGGCTAGTACGCGACAGGCCGCGGATGACGATGGGGGACGACGTAACACTTCATTACTGCACTGCACACACAGGTTCCATTATCTACATACTTAGACCCTTCCCAGGCTCCCCTTAACACCACCAAAACACGTGCGTCTCCCACCGCAGCATGCAAGACTGCGGCTCTGTTCGTGTTGAACATGGGGCCCTTTCTTTAAATGTTGGTTTTAGATTAGCAATCTAAAACATGTTTTCAACACAAGCGGTGATACGGTTTGCGCTAATGACTTCTTTACTGCAACTGTACGACCATATTATTCCATATCAAAAGCCCATTGAGTGGAAAAATGAGGGACAGGGTCACGCTTGTTTGTAGTTAATGATTTATTCAATCTGATTATGATTTACGGCTAAATAAATTAGGCCTTGTGGAACAAAAACCAAGTACAAAAAATACAAACGTTGtgaaaaaatacaacttgcggAAAATCATGAAAGTAAAATCATGGACCCGGTGGTGGAAGGACCACGGCATTCTTGGTGACAAGGGCAAAACATGGAGTACATGACTAACAGCAACAGAGAAAACCTTCATCATTGTAAACTCCAGACAGCTTTCTGATTTCCACGTTTTATTGTATTGTAAGAATGGTGGGTTTAAATGCTATTGTTCCTTTAAACACAATGGTTTTTGGTTCCCACCCCAAGTCTATTAGGTTGATGAGTCCAATGTCTCTTAGCTTAACCACCTCATTCATCCCCAGCTGGCAGGTTCTCCTCGATCCTTTTGATGAACTTCATGCGAATTTCTGTCACATTGTCACCTCTCAAAGTATCCTGCGCGAATCGCACATCCACCGCCATTTGTACCTGCAACAGTCAAAAGAATGAGGTTGAACCGCGACTGAGGATCACACACTTTATCTTACAACCTCTCAAAAAATACTTCTCACCATTTCAAGAGCTCCTCTTAGCACTCCGCACAGAAGGCTGGAGTACACCAGGTTACTGTGGTTATCAGGAAGCTCTACAAAGTCCACTAGAGGGTTGCTTTCAAGAATAAGAGAAAACTCATCTCCAGCAGGACTCCAGTTGGTTACGCTTGGGGTGACACCCAGGTACATCTTGAAGGCTACCTGTTAAGACAAAAAGGTTTGTGTGAATTTGCCAACCCTTGATATCAAGGTCACATTAAGTGATTTTGCAGAGTTGGGAGGTTGTTTTTAAAAGGCTGTATTTACATCTCAGAGCAACTTTTTGACACTGAAATGAAATCAGAGCACAGTTTCAAGGCTTTCTGAAGACTTTTTAAACAGCCAAGGATTCTAATCAGGAACTAGGTGCTGtcatctgtcatcatttattcaccgtCATGTCCTTCCAAATCTGTTTTACTTTATTTCTTATGTGGGACACAAATGGAGAAATTCCGTGCGGATCACCTTTCAAACAGTTTCAGTGAACTGATCTCAAAACCGAAGTTTGATAAATGAACAAATCACTTTAACTGGTTTTGTGAaaatatttggtttaatcacaAATTGGACATCTGCGCTATGAAGATGCTGAGGAAAGCTATGGTGGATGTAGGACTGGCGCACATGTTATTAGTAAAGCTGGTTcagtgattagtagtaaatcccCATCACTAACaagcagtgttgggcaagttactgaaaataagtaattagttacagttactagttacttcttttaaaagtaattgagtTACtttaccagttactgtatatcaaaagtaattagttactagggaaagtaaatgtaaatatgaacagtactaaacagtcaaacaataaaatgatatggatggggTATTTTACAcataagactctaatatatcacatactgtaggagtctattttgctttagattcagccgttgaatatttttgttagaaattatcttaatatgtaagcttagttttattatgtataccatttagacaaatattctgtgtgtt from Misgurnus anguillicaudatus chromosome 20, ASM2758022v2, whole genome shotgun sequence includes the following:
- the trappc3 gene encoding trafficking protein particle complex subunit 3, yielding MSRQSNRTTDSKKMNSELFTLTYGALVTQLCKDYENDEEVNKQLDKMGYNIGVRLIEDFLARSTVGRCHDFRETADVIAKVAFKMYLGVTPSVTNWSPAGDEFSLILESNPLVDFVELPDNHSNLVYSSLLCGVLRGALEMVQMAVDVRFAQDTLRGDNVTEIRMKFIKRIEENLPAGDE